One segment of Takifugu rubripes chromosome 5, fTakRub1.2, whole genome shotgun sequence DNA contains the following:
- the setd1a gene encoding histone-lysine N-methyltransferase SETD1A isoform X2: MDPDGGAETQKAVSLQWKSYKLVQDPIIRRVSQKIYRYDGVHFSVPDSGFPPVGDLRDPRPRRLWSRYAELSLPVPKFKLDEFYVGPIPLKEVTFARLNDNIKEPFLADMCAKFGEVEEMEILFHPKTKKHLGLARVLFTSTRGAKDTVKQLHNTSVMGNIIHAQLDIKGQQRQKYYDLIVNGSYTPQTVPLGGKALADSVQPQTPTQPTSDTSSDIRRRLSSDLAVLAAGVQALTSGNATPCSGDTGYSDQRLDTPTPPITGAAVSSQGGGGTPYSSRSGTPFSQDSGYTGGRHPGYNSSTLGSGYPPQDMLPSSSSSSAVSSTVGGYKVSRYSEDAQEPSVYHRGRPMYPPTPSYRPSEPPCFPPYPNFAGPGPHITHHSPMPPPPLSNQYDQPLMSDRDWERDRESGGRYSSGGIGPRRSSYHHQQDINSSSKYHSHHSHHHSDRRDERGYRRDSLGSRSGEHSHHRHRNHHHSHNHHGSSSRRRSSHDRDRDRDRDRDRDRDRERERDRDRDRDSDYSNSSDPRYNSNSYRSSSNSMSPPPSSYSTYSSSKEPAPALPQGLDVSSHVGGTNSAERGSLPPVSADKSGQHGALPPPPPPPPPLPPASVIAAAVADTLGTLDFNQDNAPHGEQWTKPKRRPSTPPAPPKTPPPSSPPHTSVASSSNSPSSTSLPHHLPSSSSSPLPAQRDSSSPEPDSTNESLPFVYHSGSLDSRIEMLLKEQKAKFSFLASDEEDEEDRREERLRGSRGDGREGRGGSGEGAGQQKVGGEEGEVGDKEQRRKGEREREGHRGKKEGEGRKSPPVLTAAAASSSTFSTNVPEESDPQAVPPGSVAPKEDSPKASAVETPSVAAAHTPPFNGKTQASPHSSGEDMEISDDEGETAITTSHQPSAGSSPSSSQAAVPSQTTDPSSSPPPISESSQHFGTSMHPAMPSYPPHLPPPPPPGYSLQPPPPPGIPPLPHMDLHPEYPPPIPHQMYDYASSMELMNQYSGGTPMSFQMQTHMLSRLHQMRLSSTNNTPGPGEAATADYSSYHLHSMPPPHAHHPYMDQEGSGAGSHYDQDHRYMPPHMPYPYPDPHNTQIPPIPHHGIPPPHTGWPPHVLPPHYTSYMPPPGYGTMLPEDGSEYRAPGEELPLLADNPHEATVQLALAALIQEMKNIMQRDLNRKMVENVAFATFDEWWERKETKAKPFQTMVRGVSALRDDEKKEEKVSRPREPLMSLLDWAKSGGMEGFSLRGALRLPSFKVKRKEPLDLEEGDMKRPRPSTPPDEDDEAAEGRIPEADRRGAAMAIKRRKKKPRSRKPWELGSEGEETSDGSSSEKDEEDGSDKDSDDALSAESDDESLSSSSEGSSSSESSSSSSSEDEEEGERADSVDSMDESTMDSTTDREKLSSGSLARLKTDEAKTSKAETAAPPKRPSSPPYPRPSSPVVLVPPLKKRRKTVSFSTAEHDSKTPLPAAPLSPSPQVLGESALSSGRSTESPAPPVRPTQGIQLLPFASKPGEGNALIVPSPGRNQNADESKKVVSPQTSLAKASGKRAAGKDSGRSSAPPLMVCRTVQNLPLDHASMCRMAFEEAPLPTPVNKRSRGRPRTTSLSASSCHSLREEDDEEESEQRLRLREQMGASSLLQLASASTADLSVLADVALKMDPDAGDSEETETSDEAEEQKMEESLFSPESLASVVSPEGVIVLMEHNYCKPPVPTTPSGTKRTSAKDSVLLPADLNTISGVLEAPEEVIGEAVPSRGEAEYLPTAGVLCEAEDTPLPPSSKKSAAGRDLELEKDISKKRRRKDKENLEVHPKKQKETQVKKQAKRKLQDSDLEEDVDVEELESGELTSTDTEDEAVEELRKSERLFLQEAGLTTAHRWPKPVPAPQPPALKYDSRSEFEEMTILYDIWNSGLDGEDLMLLKRTYEKLLQDDHTSDWLNDTHWVNHTVTNLPNPRRKKKNGGGQLREHVTGCARSEGYYAISRKEKDVYLDLDLPEQVIREVENVDTSGANRVLSERRSEQRRLLTVIGTTAVMDSDLLKLNQLKFRKKKLRFGRSRIHEWGLFAMEPIAADEMVIEYVGQNIRQMVADNREKRYAQQGIGSSYLFRVDHDTIIDATKCGNLARFINHCCTPNCYAKVITIESQKKIVIYSKQAIAVNEEITYDYKFPLEENKIPCLCGTENCRGTLN, translated from the exons ATGGATCCAGACGGTggggcagaaacacagaaagctGTCAGTTTGCAGTGGAAGAGCTACAAACTTGTCCAGGACCCAATCATCCGCCGGGTCTCACAGAAGATCTACCGATACGATGGAGTGCATTTCAGCGTGCCA GACTCTGGATTTCCTCCCGTGGGCGACTTGCGGGACCCGAGACCCCGGAGATTATGGTCCAGGTATGCAGAATTATCCTTGCCAGTGCCAAAATTTAAG CTCGATGAGTTTTACGTGGGCCCTATTCCTCTCAAGGAGGTGACATTTGCTCGACTCAATGACAACATTAAAGAGCCTTTCCTGGCAGACATGTGTGCCAAGTTCGGGGAGGTGGAAGAGATGGAAATTTTGTTTCACCCCAAGACCAAGAAGCACTTGGGCTTGGCTCGGGTGTTGTTCACCagcaccagaggtgccaaggaCACGGTCAAACAGCTGCACAATACCTCCGTCATGGGTAACATCATTCATGCTCAGCTCGATATTAAAG GCCAACAGAGGCAGAAGTATTATGACCTGATAGTAAATGGGTCATACACTCCTCAAACGGTGCCCTTGGGAGGCAAAGCCTTGGCGGACAGCGTCCAGCCCCAGACCCCGACGCAGCCAACGTCCGACACG TCGTCAGATATCCGGCGTCGGCTCTCCAGCGACCTGGCTGTTTTGGCAGCAGGTGTCCAAGCGCTCACATCAGGAAATGCTACCCCTTGCTCTGGGGATACTGGTTACAGCGATCAGCGTCTGGACACACCCACTCCCCCCATTACAGGCGCCGCCGTTTCGTctcagggaggtggaggaacaccTTACAGCTCCAGATCTGGGACTCCTTTTTCCCAAGATTCAGGCTACACCGGTGGCAG GCATCCTGGTTACAACAGCAGCACTTTGGGCAGCGGTTACCCACCTCAGGACATGctaccttcctcctcctcatcctccgcAGTCTCATCCACAGTTGGAGGATACAAAGTGTCTCGCTACTCTGAGGATGCACAGGAACCGTCGGTGTATCACCGAGGTCGGCCCATGTACCCACCCACCCCATCATACCGTCCCAGTGAGCCACCGTGCTTCCCCCCATACCCTAACTTTGCAGGCCCTGGGCCACACATCACACACCACTCGCCCATGCCCCCGCCACCTCTCTCCAACCAGTACGACCAGCCCCTTATGTCAGACAGAGACTGGGAACGCGACAGAGAATCTGGGGGGCGCTACAGTTCTGGGGGGATTGGCCCGAGAAGGTCGTCCTACCATCACCAGCAAGACATAAACTCTTCCTCTAAGTACCATTCCCATCATTCCCATCACCACTCGGATCGCAGGGATGAAAGGGGCTACCGACGAGACAGCTTGGGCTCCCGATCCGGCGAACACAGCCACCACAGACATCGGAACCACCACCACTCTCACAACCaccacggcagcagcagccgcaggcgAAGCAGCCACGACAGGGACAGAGACCGCGACAGAGACCGGGACCGGGAtcgggacagagagagggagagggatcgggacagggacagggacagcgACTACTCCAACAGCTCTGACCCAAGGTACAATTCAAACTCTTACCGGTCTTCGTCCAACAGCatgtctcctcccccctcctcctacTCCACATACTCATCTTCCAAAGAGCCTGCACCAGCCCTTCCTCAGGGATTGGACGTTTCGAGCCATGTCGGGGGCACAAACTCCGCCGAGAGAGGCTCTCTACCTCCAGTAAGCGCTGATAAATCTGGTCAGCACGGCGCTctgcccccgcctcccccgccCCCGCCTCCTCTCCCACCAGCCTCAGTCATTGCAGCAGCGGTAGCCGACACACTCGGGACGCTGGACTTCAACCAAGACAACGCGCCCCACGGCGAGCAGTGGACAAAACCTAAGCGCCGTCCAAGCACACCACCTGCACCGCCAAAGAcacccccaccttcctctccgCCCCACACATCTGTTGCTTCCTCCTCCAActccccctcctctacctctcttcCACAccaccttccctcctcctccagctctccgcTTCCTGCTCAGCGTGACTCGTCCTCCCCAGAGCCCGATTCGACCAATGAGAGCCTACCATTCGTCTACCACAGCGGCAGCCTTGACTCTCGCATCGAGATGCTCCTAAAAGAACAAAAGGCTAAATTCTCTTTCCTCGCTTCCgatgaggaagacgaggaagacCGCAGAGAGGAGAGACTCCGGGGCTCACGGGGGGATGGCCGAGAGGGACGGGGTGGGTCGGGCGAGGGGGCGGGACAGCAGAAAGTTGGCGGCGAAGAAGGAGAAGTTGGAGACAAGGAGCAGAGGCGAAAaggggaaagagaaagagaagggcaccgagggaagaaggagggagaaggtaGGAAGAGTCCACCTGTTCTTACTGCAGCCGCCGCGTCCTCTTCTACCTTTTCCACCAATGTCCCAGAGGAGTCCGACCCTCAGGCTGTCCCCCCTGGATCTGTAGCTCCTAAGGAGGATTCTCCAAAGGCCAGTGCTGTTGAAACACCGAGCGTGGCAGCAGCGCACACGCCACCGTTCAACGGAAAGACTCAG GCCTCCCCTCATTCTTCTGGAGAAGACATGGAGATCTCGGACGATGAAGGAGAGACCGCCATAACGACCAGCCACCAGCCCTCGGCAGGATCCTCGCCCTCTTCGTCCCAGGCGGCCGTACCGTCCCAGACAACGGATCCgtcatcctcacctccacccaTTTCTGAGTCCTCACAGCACTTTGGGACCTCCATGCATCCTGCAATGCCTTCTTACCCTCCTCATTTGCCCCCTCCGCCCCCGCCCGGTTACTCCCTCcagcccccgcctcccccaggGATTCCGCCTCTGCCTCACATGGATCTGCACCCCGAGTATCCCCCTCCAATTCCCCACCAAATGTACGACTATGCCTCCTCCATGGAGCTGATGAACCAGTACAGTGGTGGGACTCCCATGTCCTTCCAAATGCAGACCCACATGCTGAGTCGCCTTCACCAAATGCGGCTGTCGTCAACCAACAACACCCCCGGCCCGGGGGAGGCCGCCACGGCAGACTACTCCTCCTACCATCTGCACTCTATGCCACCACCACATGCACACCACCCCTACATGGACCAAGAGGGAAGCGGTGCAGGTTCTCATTATGACCAAGACCATCGCTACATGCCTCCTCACATGCCCTACCCGTACCCTGACCCCCACAACACTCAAATACCACCCATTCCACACCATGGCATCCCACCTCCCCATACTGGTTGGCCTCCACATGTCCTGCCACCGCACTACACTTCTTACATGCCCCCGCCGGGGTATGGCACCATGCTCCCCGAGGACGGGAGTGAATACAGGGCCCCGGGGGAggagctccccctgctggctgacAATCCGCACGAAGCCACGGTGCAGTTGGCCCTGGCCGCTCTCATCCAGGAAATGAAGAACATCATGCAGAGGGACCTAAACCGCAAAATGGTGGAGAATGTTGCCTTTGCAACTTTTGACGAGTGGTGGGAAAGGAAAGAGACCAAGGCCAAG CCTTTCCAGACGATGGTCAGGGGAGTATCCGCCTTACGAGACgatgagaagaaagaggaaaaggtcaGCCGCCCTCGGGAGCCTCTCATGTCTCTTTTGGATTGGGCAAAGAGTGGTGGGATGGAAGGATTTTCACTCCGAGGAGCGCTGCGATTACCCTCATTTAAG GTGAAAAGGAAAGAGCCTCTGGATCTTGAAGAGGGAGACATGAAACGGCCGCGACCCTCGACCCCACCAGACGAGGACGATGAAG CTGCGGAGGGAAGGATACCTGAGGCAGACCGGCGTGGAGCGGCAATGGCCAttaagaggaggaaaaagaagccGAGGAGCCGGAAACCGTGGGAGCTTGGCAGCGAGGGCGAGGAAACATCAGACGGCTCTTCATCGGAAAAG gatgaggaagatgggaGTGATAAAGACTCTGATG ATGCCCTCAGTGCTGAAAGCGATGACGAgagcctctcttcctcttctgagggctcttcctcatcagagtcctcatcctcttcatcgtctgaagatgaagaggaaggagagagagctgATAGTGTGGACAGTATGGATGAGTCGACTATGGACAGCACGACTGACAG AGAAAAGCTGTCCTCGGGCTCTCTGGCTCGGCTCAAAACAG atgAAGCTAAAACCAGTAAAGCAGAGACGGCAGCACCTCCCAAGCGTCCGTCATCGCCACCGTACCCTCGCCCGTCATCCCCCGTCGTTCTCGTCCCCCCTCTTAAGAAACGCAGGAAGACGGTCTCGTTCTCCACAGCGGAACACGACAGTAAAACGCCTTTGCCAGCAGCGCCTCTGTCGCCATCTCCCCAGGTTCTGGGTGAATCTGCCCTCTCCTCCGGCAGGTCCACAGaatcccccgcccccccagttCGCCCCACTCAAGGCATTCAGCTCCTTCCCTTTGCTTCCAAACCAGGTGAAGGCAATGCCCTCATTGTACCCTCGCCAGGACGAAACCAAAACGCCGACGAGTCCAAAAAGGTTGTTTCTCCTCAGACGAGCCTCGCCAAGGCTTCTGGGAAACGTGCTGCGGGCAAAGACTCCGGCAgatcttctgctcctcctcttatGGTGTGCCGCACTGTACAGAACCTCCCCCTTGACCACGCGTCCATGTGCAGGATGGCCTTTGAGGAGGCTCCACTTCCAACTCCCGTCAACAAACGGTCCAGAGGCCGGCCTCGGACGACCAGCTTGTCTGCTTCTTCCTGTCACTCCCTcagggaggaagatgatgaggaggaaagcGAGCAGAGGTTGAGACTCAGAGAGCAAATGGGGGCATCGAGCCTCCTGCAGCTCGCCTCAGCTTCCACTGCTGATCTGTCAGTGTTGGCTGACGTGGCCTTGAAAATGGACCCTGACGCAGGGGACTCGGAGGAGACGGAGACGTCGGACGAGGCCGAGGAGCAGAAGATGGAAGAGAGTCTCTTCTCACCAGAGTCACTCGCTTCGGTCGTCAGTCCTGAGGGTGTAATTGTCCTCATGGAGCACAACTACTGCAAACCCCCAGTTCCCACGACGCCCTCCGGCACCAAAAGGACGTCCGCCAAAGACTCTGTGTTGCTCCCAGCAGACCTCAACACTATTTCTGGTGTGCTCGAAGCACCAGAGGAGGTCATCGGTGAGGCGGTACCAtcgagaggagaagcagaataCCTGCCTACAGCAGGGGTGCTGTGTGAGGCCGAGGACACCCCTCTCCCTCCGTCCTCGAAGAAGAGCGCAGCTGGCAGGGATTTGGAGCTTGAAAAGGACATCAGCAAAAAGCGGAGaagaaaagataaagaaaaccTGGAGGTCCACCcgaaaaaacagaaagaaacacAGGTCAAGAAGCAGGCGAAACGGAAACTACAG GACTCCGATTTGGAGGAAGATGTCGACGTCGAAGAGCTGGAGTCTGGAGAGCTGACCAGCACGGACACAGAGGACGAGGCAGtggaagagctgaggaagagcgaacgcctcttcctgcaggaggCGGGGCTAACGACGGCCCACAGGTGGCCCAAACCCGTCCCGGCACCTCAACCGCCGGCTCTGAAGTACGACAGCCGCAGCGAGTTCGAGGAGATGACCATCCTGTACGACATCTGGAACTCGGGGCTGGATGGCGAAGACCTGATGCTGCTGAAGAGGACGTACGAAAAGCTGCTGCAAGACGACCACACCTCCGACTGGCTCAACGACACCCACTGGGTCAACCACACTG TGACCAACTTGCCCAACCCTCGGCGTAAGAAGAAGAACGGCGGCGGGCAGCTCCGGGAGCACGTCACCGGGTGTGCCAGGAGCGAGGGCTACTACGCCATCAGTCGCAAGGAGAAGGACGTctacctggacctggacctgccCGAGCAGGTCATACGAGAGGTGGAGAACGTCGACACCTCG GGAGCCAATCGGGTGTTATCGGAGAGACGGTCGGAGCAGCGCCGCCTCCTCACGGTCATTGGAACCACGGCCGTCATGGACTCTGACCTGCTGAAGCTAAATCAACTGAAG ttCCGGAAGAAGAAGCTGCGGTTCGGTCGCAGCAGGATCCACGAGTGGGGCCTTTTCGCCATGGAGCCCATCGCAGCTGACGAAATGGTCATCGAGTACGTGGGTCAGAACATCAGACAg ATGGTGGCGGACAACCGCGAGAAGCGCTACGCGCAGCAGGGCATCGGCAGCAGCTACTTGTTCCGAGTGGACCACGACACCATTATAGACGCCACCAAGTGTGGCAACCTGGCGCGGTTCATCAACCACTGCTGCACC CCCAACTGTTACGCCAAGGTGATCACGATAGAGTCCCAGAAGAAGATCGTGATCTACTCGAAGCAGGCCATCGCCGTCAATGAAGAAATCACCTACGACTACAAGTTCCCTCTGGAGGAGAACAAGATCCCGTGCCTGTGTGGAACGGAGAACTGCCGAGGAACGTTGAACTAG